The following are encoded in a window of Cucurbita pepo subsp. pepo cultivar mu-cu-16 chromosome LG12, ASM280686v2, whole genome shotgun sequence genomic DNA:
- the LOC111806513 gene encoding 4-coumarate--CoA ligase 1-like, with protein sequence MAVESNQTHEFIFRSKLPDIHIPNHLPLHEYVFQNMSKFGSRPCLINGATGDVHSYHDVQLMSRRVAAGLHNLGIKKGDVVMNLLPNSPEFVFTFLAASYCGAVMTAANPFYTAVEIAKQAKAANAKLIVTMACFYDRVKDLAENGVKIVCVDFAVEGCLHYSVLSGADESHVPAVEFAADDVVALPYSSGTTGLPKGVMLTHKGLITSVAQQIDGQNPNLYYHGGDVILCVLPFFHIYSLNSILLCGLRAGAAILIMQKFEIVSLLELIEKHKVSIMPIVPPIFLAIAKSPEFEKYDVSSVRVLKSGGAPLGKELEDAVREKFPTAVLGQGYGMTEAGPVLTMSLAFAKEPFPVKAGACGTVVRNAEMKIVDPETGASLPANSAGEICIRGEQIMKGYLNDLESTKRTVDKEGWLHTGDIGFIDDDDELFIVDRLKELIKFKAFQVAPAELESLLITHPKLSDAAVIGMPDEQAGEVPVAFVVKANGGAITEEDVKQFISKQVVFYKRLKRVFFVNAIPKAPSGKILRKELRAKLASGAFN encoded by the exons ATGGCGGTTGAATCAAACCAAACCCACGAGTTCATTTTCCGATCAAAGCTTCCCGATATTCACATTCCCAATCATCTTCCACTCCATGAATACGTTTTCCAAAACATGTCCAAATTTGGCTCACGCCCCTGTTTGATCAACGGCGCCACCGGCGACGTTCACTCATACCACGACGTGCAGCTAATGTCCCGTCGTGTCGCTGCTGGTTTACACAATCTCGGAATTAAAAAGGGTGATGTCGTCATGAATTTACTTCCCAATTCCCCGGAGTTTGTCTTTACCTTCCTCGCCGCCTCGTACTGTGGAGCTGTTATGACGGCGGCGAACCCCTTTTACACGGCGGTGGAAATCGCCAAACAGGCCAAAGCCGCCAATGCCAAATTGATTGTGACGATGGCTTGCTTTTACGATCGGGTTAAGGATTTGGCGGAAAATGGGGTGAAAATTGTTTGTGTTGATTTTGCTGTTGAGGGTTGTCTGCATTACTCTGTTTTGAGTGGGGCGGATGAATCCCACGTGCCGGCGGTGGAGTTTGCCGCTGACGATGTGGTGGCACTGCCGTATTCCTCCGGCACTACTGGTTTGCCGAAGGGAGTTATGTTAACGCATAAAGGGTTAATCACAAGCGTGGCTCAACAAATCGACGGCCAAAATCCGAATCTCTATTATCACGGCGGTGATGTTATACTCTGTGTACTGCCGTTCTTCCACATCTATTCACTGAACTCGATTTTACTGTGTGGGCTACGCGCCGGCGCTGCGATTTTGATAATGCAGAAATTCGAGATCGTTTCGCTTTTGGAATTGATTGAGAAACACAAAGTTTCAATCATGCCGATTGTGCCGCCAATTTTCTTAGCCATTGCTAAGTCGCCGGAATTTGAGAAATATGACGTGTCATCGGTGAGGGTTTTGAAATCCGGTGGCGCACCGTTGGGGAAGGAGCTGGAAGACGCtgtgagagagaaatttcCCACGGCGGTTCTCGGGCAGGGATATGGAATGACCGAGGCCGGTCCGGTTTTGACAATGAGTTTAGCTTTTGCGAAAGAGCCGTTTCCAGTGAAAGCCGGCGCTTGTGGGACGGTGGTCCGAAATGCTGAGATGAAAATCGTTGACCCAGAAACCGGCGCCTCGTTGCCGGCAAACTCCGCCGGAGAGATTTGTATTAGAGGGGAACAGATCATGAAGGGATATTTGAATGATTTGGAGTCCACGAAGAGGACCGTTGACAAAGAAGGATGGCTTCACACCGGCGACATCGGCTTCatcgacgacgacgacgagcTGTTCATAGTCGATCGGCTTAAGGAGCTTATCAAATTCAAGGCCTTTCAAGTGGCGCCAGCCGAGCTCGAGTCGCTTCTTATCACTCACCCCAAACTCTCCGACGCGGCGGTCATTGG tatgcCGGACGAACAGGCCGGAGAAGTGCCGGTGGCGTTTGTGGTGAAGGCGAACGGCGGCGCAATAACAGAGGAAGACGTAAAGCAATTCATATCAAAACAAGTGGTGTTCTACAAGAGGCTAAAGCGTGTGTTCTTCGTCAACGCCATTCCAAAGGCGCCATCTGGCAAAATCCTGAGAAAAGAACTCAGAGCAAAACTTGCTTCTGGGgctttcaattaa